A genome region from Megalobrama amblycephala isolate DHTTF-2021 linkage group LG16, ASM1881202v1, whole genome shotgun sequence includes the following:
- the LOC125249217 gene encoding uncharacterized protein LOC125249217: MNSYMSIFPLRSGVLLGDLSRFSEVSTATVSQQSKTRETNCHVEEWFWIVKHRILQTKKFLRPADFIHKMYGSPQGRFREHIINNSLILPCRDPQPKQNFFSQKEDWAAKKKTSRKHKKRRTKYFDPPFVLTQPSSPDSKGINSNTSQMETTILIPDKPMDLSTTSKHEPKYITEPHKTEETSEDIADEIEYLWSKKDCELVVAVVSSAEKMSRYTVRHSEFKTLQPHKWLVGEARISMRYYYLKLV, encoded by the exons ATGAACAGCTACATGAGTATTTTCCCCCTCCGGAGTGGTGTGCTTCTTGGAGATCTTAGCCGGTTTTCTGAAGTCAGCACAGCTACAGTCAGCCAACAATCCAAAACCAGGGAAACTAACTGCCATGTGGAAGAGTGGTTTTGGATTGTTAAACACAGAATCCTTCAAACTAAGAAGTTCCTGCGTCCTGCTGACTTCATCCACAAAATGTATGGATCCCCACAAGGCAGATTCAGAGAACACATCATTAACAACAGTCTGATACTGCCTTGTAGGGATccacaaccaaaacaaaactTCTTCAGCCAGAAAGAAGATTgggcagcaaaaaaaaaaacatctcgaaAACATAAAAAACGAAGGACAAAATACTTTGACCCACCTTTTGTATTGACACAGCCATCAAGTCCAGACAGCAAAGGCATCAACAGCAATACCAGCCAGATGGAAACCACCATACTGATTCCAGACAAACCAATGGACCTGTCAACTACATCAAAACATGAGCCAAAATACATTACTGAGCCCCATAAAACAGAAGAAACATCTGAGGACATAGCTGATGAG ATCGAATACCTTTGGTCCAAAAAAGACTGTGAATTGGTGGTTGCTGTTGTGTCATCGGCAGAAAAGATGAGCAGGTACACCGTCCGTCACTCAGAGTTCAAAACTCTGCAACCGCACAAGTGGCTTGTGGGAGAGGCAAGAATATCCAtgagatattattatttaaaattggtaTGA